The following are encoded together in the Cystobacter fuscus DSM 2262 genome:
- a CDS encoding DUF2380 domain-containing protein — MSGSTRRISGELSRLKASERGIAGRAAGLFIRYIGYGEHQLRWIDAELAAGTRLANAASEVEDPDMQLALLRLAGPRLEAALMGSLLLAAWLDFLKLVDVLLTQGFISVEMLFVEMDRLQKMLEPTMTAISSLEPGQMDAAAKNLPSLMGHLSSEFNSTCETVRVAMKRGEQVMLLAQLIEMVTMVSAMKFSLPPLPPAAPATLGMGLMLGSDGVMMGTRLVVSAEWVEMMRQLVRAGVITLPVVSAATRIQAGQVVMAQSHDELPKGVRDALGDGPEVRAMRVTGRAGAGMAEPPRHHILPREFREWFEKRGFTGEMSIDQFCIRMEQAGHEAIHGGGDWRVGRQWPGEWNRMIMKALRDAETRTGRMLTRNEILSLVAKAMKQYNLPMNLTPWRGR, encoded by the coding sequence GTGTCCGGATCCACCCGCCGCATCTCCGGAGAACTCTCCAGGCTCAAGGCCAGCGAGCGGGGCATCGCCGGCAGAGCCGCTGGCCTCTTCATCCGCTACATCGGGTATGGCGAACATCAACTGCGGTGGATTGACGCCGAACTCGCGGCCGGCACCCGGCTGGCCAACGCCGCTTCGGAGGTGGAGGACCCGGACATGCAGCTCGCCCTGCTGCGCCTCGCCGGCCCACGGCTCGAGGCCGCACTGATGGGCTCCCTCCTGCTCGCGGCATGGCTCGACTTCCTCAAGCTCGTCGATGTGTTGCTCACGCAGGGCTTCATCAGCGTGGAGATGCTGTTCGTGGAGATGGACCGCTTGCAGAAGATGCTCGAGCCCACCATGACGGCGATCTCCTCACTCGAGCCAGGACAGATGGATGCCGCGGCGAAGAACCTCCCCTCGCTGATGGGCCATCTCTCCAGCGAGTTCAATTCCACCTGTGAGACCGTGCGCGTGGCGATGAAGCGCGGCGAGCAGGTGATGCTGTTGGCGCAGCTCATCGAGATGGTCACCATGGTGTCGGCAATGAAGTTCTCGCTGCCACCGCTGCCACCGGCTGCGCCCGCGACACTCGGCATGGGACTGATGCTAGGAAGCGACGGTGTGATGATGGGCACGCGACTGGTCGTCTCCGCCGAGTGGGTGGAAATGATGCGCCAGCTGGTGCGGGCGGGCGTCATCACCCTTCCCGTCGTCAGCGCCGCTACGCGGATTCAGGCCGGCCAGGTGGTGATGGCGCAGTCTCACGACGAGCTGCCCAAGGGCGTACGCGACGCGCTGGGCGACGGGCCCGAGGTACGAGCCATGCGCGTGACGGGCAGAGCAGGAGCCGGCATGGCCGAGCCGCCGCGGCACCACATCCTGCCACGAGAGTTCCGCGAGTGGTTCGAGAAGCGCGGCTTCACCGGCGAGATGAGCATCGACCAGTTCTGCATCAGAATGGAGCAAGCAGGACACGAGGCCATCCATGGCGGTGGCGACTGGCGGGTGGGGCGCCAATGGCCCGGCGAGTGGAACCGGATGATCATGAAGGCGCTGCGCGATGCCGAGACCAGGACCGGACGGATGTTGACGCGGAATGAAATCCTGAGCCTCGTGGCGAAGGCCATGAAGCAGTACAACCTCCCGATGAATCTGACCCCTTGGAGAGGGCGATGA